The Bacteroidota bacterium genome includes a region encoding these proteins:
- a CDS encoding alpha/beta fold hydrolase translates to MKIIANNIIVSYTDEGSDNNPVIIFIHGFPLNKAMWNKQVGELKENYRVITYDIRGHGNSDAGDEDFSIELFVIDLLSLMDALKIDKTILCGFSMGGYIALNAIENHPERFIALLLCDTNCTEDKPEAKEKRMKAIESIKEQGLEQYTEESLKKLFAPISFSKHIEEIAIVREMIMKTSKQSLYKTLYALAERKETCSKLHQIKVPALIMVGKEDEITPPDIALSMHEKIKGSTIHIIEHAGHLSNMENPNQFNEQLKKFLKK, encoded by the coding sequence ATGAAAATTATAGCAAACAATATCATTGTCAGCTACACAGACGAAGGATCGGACAATAACCCTGTTATTATTTTTATTCATGGCTTTCCACTGAATAAAGCGATGTGGAACAAGCAGGTCGGAGAATTAAAGGAAAATTACCGTGTAATTACCTATGACATTCGTGGGCATGGAAATTCCGATGCAGGTGATGAGGATTTCTCTATTGAGCTTTTTGTAATTGATCTGCTCAGTTTGATGGATGCCCTGAAGATTGATAAAACCATACTCTGTGGCTTTTCCATGGGCGGATACATTGCGTTAAACGCCATTGAAAACCATCCCGAGCGTTTTATTGCGCTTCTTTTATGTGATACAAATTGCACAGAAGATAAGCCCGAAGCAAAAGAAAAACGGATGAAGGCCATTGAAAGTATCAAGGAACAAGGATTGGAACAATATACGGAAGAAAGTCTGAAAAAACTTTTTGCTCCAATATCATTTTCAAAACATATAGAAGAAATAGCTATTGTGAGGGAAATGATCATGAAAACATCAAAACAATCACTCTACAAAACCTTGTATGCTTTAGCGGAACGTAAAGAAACCTGCTCTAAACTGCATCAAATAAAGGTGCCGGCACTTATTATGGTGGGAAAAGAAGATGAAATTACGCCTCCTGATATAGCCTTGTCGATGCATGAAAAAATAAAAGGTTCCACCATTCATATTATTGAACATGCCGGGCATTTAAGCAATATGGAAAATCCGAACCAATTCAATGAACAATTAAAGAAATTTTTAAAAAAATAA
- a CDS encoding PRC-barrel domain-containing protein, which produces MMTDTNKNLFNLAELSGYKVAENYSDVRGWDVQDANNRTIGKVDHLLVNKIAERVVYLDVEVDETLIEEGFNTYQDRVSDGVHEFLNKDGENHLIIPIGMAVIDKKNKLVNTKQIDGSTFAKTKRFKKGDVIDFGYELNVIRHYRGDHTIHSSNTVDGFYDREEFRNSFHKRDVE; this is translated from the coding sequence ATGATGACAGATACAAACAAAAATCTTTTTAACCTGGCCGAATTATCCGGTTATAAAGTGGCCGAAAATTATAGTGATGTAAGAGGCTGGGATGTACAAGATGCAAATAACCGCACCATTGGAAAAGTGGATCATTTACTTGTAAATAAGATCGCCGAACGTGTGGTTTATCTCGATGTTGAAGTTGATGAAACATTAATAGAAGAGGGATTTAACACGTATCAAGATCGCGTAAGCGACGGTGTACACGAGTTTTTAAACAAGGATGGGGAAAATCACCTGATTATTCCCATCGGCATGGCAGTTATTGATAAGAAAAATAAATTAGTGAATACCAAGCAGATTGATGGTTCAACTTTTGCTAAAACCAAACGGTTCAAAAAAGGAGATGTTATTGATTTTGGGTACGAATTAAATGTAATTCGCCATTACAGGGGAGATCACACTATTCATAGTTCGAATACTGTTGATGGATTTTACGACCGCGAAGAGTTCAGAAATTCATTTCATAAGAGAGATGTGGAATAA
- a CDS encoding response regulator — MKTNKKILIVDDDVDVITVAQTILTKEGYTVISASGKEEGLELLRTEKPDMAILDVMMTTHYEGFELANEMLNNPDLKNVPFLIQTSIDVLTTTKASVQDMAREFRRDSNFKDLNVLLVKNVTDGSAGIDYKTDDGTSVFFPVGGFLTKPIDGTKLVSEVNKLMKK, encoded by the coding sequence ATGAAAACTAACAAAAAGATTTTAATCGTTGACGACGACGTTGATGTAATCACGGTAGCCCAAACCATCCTGACAAAAGAAGGATATACCGTAATTTCCGCATCCGGAAAAGAAGAAGGACTTGAACTGCTTCGAACCGAAAAACCCGATATGGCCATATTGGACGTAATGATGACAACTCATTACGAAGGATTTGAATTGGCAAATGAAATGCTGAACAATCCTGATCTTAAAAATGTCCCATTCCTTATCCAAACATCTATTGATGTTCTGACCACAACTAAGGCCAGTGTTCAGGATATGGCCCGCGAGTTTCGTCGCGATTCAAATTTTAAAGATTTAAATGTACTGCTGGTTAAAAATGTTACCGATGGCAGCGCAGGTATCGATTATAAAACCGATGACGGAACTTCAGTGTTTTTCCCTGTTGGCGGATTCCTTACCAAACCTATTGATGGAACTAAATTGGTAAGTGAAGTAAATAAATTAATGAAAAAATAA